The nucleotide window CTATTAAGTTTCAATTTGAAGTTTAATTCGGATGTTCAATTTATTTTTAATAATAAAAAGTTCAATCCAATTGAATTTATTTTTATTACCAAGGGTGAACTTTACTTCCAAGATTCAAATGAGGAAGAAACTTCCAAACTTTTACAGTACCAAAACATTATCATCTCAAATAAGAAGTCTAGTCAATCTTCTTACATTTTCCCTAAAGACAAAAAGATAAAGGTCAACTTTATAATGATTCTTAGAGACCAGTACAACTTGAAGTCTAATCATAACGTTGACACGCTTGAAAAATCAATCAAATACATTTTTGATAAGGATGGAGATAAAGAGGATTATAGCCACCTTGGAAGTTTTAATCTTAAGATTGCCGATTTAACCAAACAATTGAATAAAACCAGGGACTCAGGAATTATTCGTTCATTAACAATTGAAGGTTATATCGCTTTAATTATGGCTATGCAGCTTATGGAGCACCATAACCATATTAATGATGTAATATTACCAGAATCCTTAAGCCAAAGTGATATAAAGAAAATACACAAACTTTCGGGCTTTATCGTAGATCATATCTCCGAAGATTTAACTGTAAAAACTCTAGCCATGGAAATTGGGTTGA belongs to Aegicerativicinus sediminis and includes:
- a CDS encoding helix-turn-helix domain-containing protein; this encodes MVKINNNVESSSELLPSINKVLNGNLSTENGETILSFNNHLGKGKIRNMDFSHGVSLLSFNLKFNSDVQFIFNNKKFNPIEFIFITKGELYFQDSNEEETSKLLQYQNIIISNKKSSQSSYIFPKDKKIKVNFIMILRDQYNLKSNHNVDTLEKSIKYIFDKDGDKEDYSHLGSFNLKIADLTKQLNKTRDSGIIRSLTIEGYIALIMAMQLMEHHNHINDVILPESLSQSDIKKIHKLSGFIVDHISEDLTVKTLAMEIGLSPKKLQLGFKLLYSKSVNEYVRQHKLEIARDLIKNTDYSISEVVYKIGYRSRSYFSKIFQEYYGILPIDYREKVKSSTFVKS